The following nucleotide sequence is from Pseudofrancisella aestuarii.
GAGCATATATGGTATCTCCAAATGGCCCAAGAGAAACCATAAGTATAAGGATGAAAAGAGAAGGCTTCTTAATTCTGTTCATTATTTACCTTTTGTGGGCTAAGATCTGCAACGATAATGTTTACATTTTTAGCCGGAGCTGTAGTTTTCTGTGAGCTACCAGAGCTTATAACTTCTGGATTCTCAATTTCTTCATCAGACTCTATCACAACTGGGTCAATATGGCTAACACTTTTACCTTTATCTAAAACATGGTCACTGAGGACAGTAGTATAAATAACAGCATCACTTCCTGCTTCAACAAGATAAGTATCGCCATTATCAGCTTCAACAACAATTCCTTTTTCTGTTGGAATAAGTTCACCCTTTATTCCTTTAGTAAAATAAGCATCTTCAGGTGTTGTTAATCTGAGCCTTCCTAAATATTGGCCATTTATGGAGTTAAAAAAGTGTAGATATCCCTCATAATCTCCAACTACGATCATACCTTTATAATAAATAGGAGATGTTATATCTCGCCATTTTAAGATATCTTGTGTCCATAAGATATCACCGGTTGTAATATCATAAGCTTTTATTGAACTGTCTGCTTGGGTAGTAAAAATTGCATTATCATTAATTTCGATATTATTTATTATAGATGCTTTTTTAGCCCACAGCATTTTACCTTTATCTTTATCTATACCAACTATAGCACCTTGGTATGCGGCAAAAATTAGATAGTCTCCATAAAGCATAGGAGTAGATACAATATCAACCATTCGATCAGCAGGGGATGATCCTTGAGAAATAGCTATAGGGATGTTTATTGTTCTGTCACCATCATCTACGGTAAAACCAAGGATTGTTCCATATGAGGAGCCTATCATAACAGTATTATTTAAAACTATTGGGGAAGAATTTCCAGGAAGGATTAGGTCTGGAAGAATATTCGGTTCTGTCCAAAGTTGTTCACTATTTATAGCATTGTAAGCAGATATACTTCCATCGTGAGTATAAATATAAACTGAATTATCATATACAGTTGGTTGAGAAAATAAGCTACTAGGAGCTGTTGTTTTCCAAAGAGTTTGACCATTATCTGTATCTAAAGCGATTAAATCTCCTTTAATTGAGCCAAAAACCACTGCATTTGCTATTGTATTTGGTTGACTTGATATTTTTGCTTCAGTATTTTCTTGCCATTTAACACTGCCAGTATCTAAATCAATTGCGAAAACTTTTCCATTTTGATTTGGGACTATTACAGTATTGTTTGTAACAGTTGGAGATAAATTATAGTTGCCTATGCCGCCATTGCCATTCCCTGTAGGGGTTTTCCACTTTACAGTTGTTAAAACTGCTTGAGGAGGATTTTCTTCCAAAGGAGTAGGCGGAGGAATATTACTTTTTGTACAGCTAACGACTGTAAAAGTACAAATTAAGGGAATAATTATTTTCTTAAAAAGATTTTTCATGTTAGATAATACTATTTATTTTTTTATTTAATAAATTATCGATATCAGGATTGGTATTTAAATTTTTAGCTTTCTTCCAAATCTCTGTAGCTTTCTCATTATTGCCGTTTGCATGGTAGGCATCACCTAAGATCAATAGTGTATAAGAGGTTTGTTGAGATGTTGCTATAGAGTTTATAGTTGAGATAGCTTTATCTATTTGATTAGTAGCGATATATAATCTAGCTAATCTAGTTTTTGTAATGTTAGTTAAATTATTGTTAGGGTTTTCTTTTGCACTATTTTCAAGAATTGAAATAGCTTTATTATAATTTGCTTTTCCATTATTGGCTGATGCTTGAAGATTTTTAATATCAAAGTTATTAAAGCTAGTATTATTGATAGCATCACTAGCTAAATACCAGCTTGAGAAAATAGCAAAAGCAGTATGAGGGTATTCTTGTATTACTTTTGTAAAACCATTTGTTTTCGTAGAGCTTGATATGCTCGAGTTTTCATATGTAAGTATAGCTTTTTGATACTCTGTAGATGCTTGTAACATTTCTTCCGCATTTTTGTTCTTATTGTATTGCCATACAGCTAGAGATATAAAAGCAATCAAAATTATTAAAGTTAAGCTATAAATTAACTTCTTTTGCTTGTTTGGTAAGTCATTTAGAAGTTTTTTCATGATAGATTTCTGATTAACAAAATTTTATCCCTAAATTTTATCATAAAAGTTGTTGGGTTGTTAATAATCATTAACATTAAAAATTCAATGTGATTTGATTTTATGTTAAAATCAGAGAGGTTTTTATTATTATATTGGCTTTGTTTTAAGTCTTTTTATTTGAGTTTTTAAATTTTATGGCATTAGTATCTTTAGCAATTGATTATAAAAAAGCTTCTGTAGAGGTTAGAAGTCAATTTGCTTTGAATCATAATGATAGTAAAGAGCTTTATGATTCTATTATTGAAATAGAAAGTGTAAATTACGCTGTTTTTATTTCAACCTGTAATAGAACGGAATTGTATTTAGATATAGATGATTTAAAGATTATTGATCAAGTTATTACCTGGTGGCAAGCAAGAACAAAGGATGCTAGTCATAATGTAAAAGATTATTTTAGATTAAGACAGGGCACTGAAGTAATAAAACATCTTATGAAGCTTGCATGTGGCTTAGAGTCAATGGTTCTAGGAGAGCCTCAAATCTTAGGACAAGTAAAAGCAGCTTATAATGTTAGTAAAGAAAACAATTCTTTAGGAAAAGAATTAGATAGAGTTTTTCAAAAAGTCTTTTCAACAGCAAAGAGAGTTCGTAGAGAGACTAGGATAGGATATTGCCCAGTTTCTGTCGCTTTCTCAGCAATTTCACTGGCTAAAAAACAGTTAGATAATATTTCTAGTAAGAAAGTTTTAATAATTGGTGCTGGGGAAACTGGAGAATTACTTTTTAGACATATAGATGCTTTAAATCCTAAAAGAATTTTACTAGCTAATAGAACTATGGAAAAAGCTGAAAAAATTGTAAAAAATAGTACTAATGCGACAAGCCATAATTTAGATGATTTATCAGAGTTAGCTAATAAGGCGGATATTATAGTTTCAGCTGTTTCTTTTGGAGAGTATCTACTTTATAGGGTTGATATTGATAATTTAAAAGAACGAGTTTTTATAGACTTATCTATCCCTAGAGTTATAGATCCAGAAATCAAAGATTTATCTAATTGTATTTACTATTGTGTTGATGATATTAATTCAGTAATGGAAGATAGTAGAGATAGAAGAAGAAAAGAAGCTAATAGGGCAGAGAAAATAATTGTGAAATCTTTAGAGGAGTTCATTGCTAAAGAGAAATCCATAATTTCACATATAGCTATCAAAGAGCTTTTTGATAAGGCTGATAATATAATAGACTCTTCTTTGGAAAAAAGCTTAGCCAAAATACGAAATGGTAAAGATCCAGAAGAAGTAATGAAAAGATTTGCCTATGATCTTAAAAAGAAAGTATTACATTACCCTGTAAAAGGGATGAAACAAGCTTCAAAAGAAGGTCGTAAAGATTTTCTAGAATATATGAAGCGAATGTTCGGCTTAAAAGTGGAAGAATAATTTAAATGAAAGATTCTATAAAAGCAAAATTGCAAGGTCTAGTTGAGAGGCACGAAGAAGTTAGTGCTTTATTGGGAGAAGCTAGCGTTATTTCTAACCAAAATAAATTTAGAGAATTATCAAAAGAGTACTCTAATCTAGAACCTATAGTGAAAGCCTTTAATCAATATATGCAAGCCTTAGGCGATAAAGATACTGCTTATGAAATGTTAAATGAAAGCGATCCTGAAATGAGAGAGATGGCTAAGGAAGAGTTAAAGCAAGCTAATGAATCTATAGAAAGATTAGAATCAGAGCTTCAAATTCTTTTATTACCTAAAGATCCTAATGATGATGCAAACGTTTTTTTAGAAATACGCGCAGGAACTGGTGGAGATGAGGCATCAATTTTTTCTGGAGACTTGTTTAGAATGTATGGTAAGTATGCTGAGCATAGAGGCTGGAAAATGGAAGTTGTTTCGGCTAGTGAAGGTGAGCATGGTGGGTATAAAGAAATTATTACAAAAATAAATGGTGAAGGTGTTTATTCGCAACTTAAATTTGAGTCTGGAGCCCATAGGGTGCAACGTGTTCCGGCTACAGAATCGCAAGGAAGAATACATACATCAGCATGTACAGTTGCGGTTATGCCAGAGGTTGATGAAGTTGAAGGTATTGATATAAATCCAGCTGATCTAAAGGTTGATACATTTAGAGCATCTGGTGCTGGAGGACAGCATGTTAACAAGACTGA
It contains:
- a CDS encoding PQQ-binding-like beta-propeller repeat protein translates to MKNLFKKIIIPLICTFTVVSCTKSNIPPPTPLEENPPQAVLTTVKWKTPTGNGNGGIGNYNLSPTVTNNTVIVPNQNGKVFAIDLDTGSVKWQENTEAKISSQPNTIANAVVFGSIKGDLIALDTDNGQTLWKTTAPSSLFSQPTVYDNSVYIYTHDGSISAYNAINSEQLWTEPNILPDLILPGNSSPIVLNNTVMIGSSYGTILGFTVDDGDRTINIPIAISQGSSPADRMVDIVSTPMLYGDYLIFAAYQGAIVGIDKDKGKMLWAKKASIINNIEINDNAIFTTQADSSIKAYDITTGDILWTQDILKWRDITSPIYYKGMIVVGDYEGYLHFFNSINGQYLGRLRLTTPEDAYFTKGIKGELIPTEKGIVVEADNGDTYLVEAGSDAVIYTTVLSDHVLDKGKSVSHIDPVVIESDEEIENPEVISSGSSQKTTAPAKNVNIIVADLSPQKVNNEQN
- a CDS encoding YfgM family protein, with protein sequence MKKLLNDLPNKQKKLIYSLTLIILIAFISLAVWQYNKNKNAEEMLQASTEYQKAILTYENSSISSSTKTNGFTKVIQEYPHTAFAIFSSWYLASDAINNTSFNNFDIKNLQASANNGKANYNKAISILENSAKENPNNNLTNITKTRLARLYIATNQIDKAISTINSIATSQQTSYTLLILGDAYHANGNNEKATEIWKKAKNLNTNPDIDNLLNKKINSII
- a CDS encoding glutamyl-tRNA reductase, producing the protein MALVSLAIDYKKASVEVRSQFALNHNDSKELYDSIIEIESVNYAVFISTCNRTELYLDIDDLKIIDQVITWWQARTKDASHNVKDYFRLRQGTEVIKHLMKLACGLESMVLGEPQILGQVKAAYNVSKENNSLGKELDRVFQKVFSTAKRVRRETRIGYCPVSVAFSAISLAKKQLDNISSKKVLIIGAGETGELLFRHIDALNPKRILLANRTMEKAEKIVKNSTNATSHNLDDLSELANKADIIVSAVSFGEYLLYRVDIDNLKERVFIDLSIPRVIDPEIKDLSNCIYYCVDDINSVMEDSRDRRRKEANRAEKIIVKSLEEFIAKEKSIISHIAIKELFDKADNIIDSSLEKSLAKIRNGKDPEEVMKRFAYDLKKKVLHYPVKGMKQASKEGRKDFLEYMKRMFGLKVEE
- the prfA gene encoding peptide chain release factor 1, which encodes MKDSIKAKLQGLVERHEEVSALLGEASVISNQNKFRELSKEYSNLEPIVKAFNQYMQALGDKDTAYEMLNESDPEMREMAKEELKQANESIERLESELQILLLPKDPNDDANVFLEIRAGTGGDEASIFSGDLFRMYGKYAEHRGWKMEVVSASEGEHGGYKEIITKINGEGVYSQLKFESGAHRVQRVPATESQGRIHTSACTVAVMPEVDEVEGIDINPADLKVDTFRASGAGGQHVNKTDSAIRITHIPTGVVVECQDQRSQHKNRAAAMSMLKSKLLQAEIDKQQKEQSDTRRNLVGSGDRSERIRTYNYPQGRVTDHRINLTLYKLDEVMEGYLDSVVQPLVLEYQADLLAAMSDE